Proteins from a genomic interval of Watersipora subatra chromosome 10, tzWatSuba1.1, whole genome shotgun sequence:
- the LOC137407398 gene encoding formin-2-like, which yields MLSDIVLVIAFGMVAGQGSSGDPTGGNSLSASICTRIGCPPPPSEGCVNIGTTFPNGPNCPSCRVCNDPPTTTPPLVICTRIGCPPPPSEGCVNIGTTFPNGPDCPGCRVCNDPSTTTPPLVICTRIGCPPPPSEGCVNIGTTFPNGPDCPGCTVCNDVTPPVICTLIACPPPPPAGCVNIGTTFPNGPNCPRCRVCNDPPTTTPPLVICTRIGCPPPPSERCVNIGTTFPNGPDCPGCTVCSDVTPPVICTLIACPPPPPAGCVNIGTTFPNGPNCPRCRVCNDPPTTTPPLVICTRIGCPPPPYEGCVNIGTTFPNGPDCPGCTVCNDVTPQVICTQIACPPRPPPECINIGTTFPNGPNCPACRVCNDPTTTQPPSQQRCTRRRCDKPPPPQGCVNIRNSYPNGPNCEPPCPYCVDSPPTLASVLGVLVINSCMSTNSYFSTELGNCQKFSNSASPPATNAVALSQPQLCSSGTLFDLRICGCNHARNVDTTTCRS from the exons GCTTCAATCTGCACTCGAATCGGTTGTCCTCCTCCACCATCTGAAGGATGTGTAAACATTGGAACAACCTTCCCGAATGGTCCTAACTGCCCTTCTTGTAGAGTATGCAATGATCCACCAACTACCACCCCACCACTAGTGATTTGTACTCGAATCGGTTGCCCTCCTCCACCATCTGAAGGATGTGTTAACATTGGAACAACCTTCCCTAATGGCCCTGATTGTCCTGGATGTAGAGTATGCAATGATCCATCAACTACCACCCCACCACTAGTCATCTGTACTCGAATCGGTTGTCCCCCTCCACCATCTGAAGGATGTGTTAACATTGGAACAACCTTCCCGAATGGGCCTGACTGTCCTGGATGTACTGTTTGTAATGATGTGACTCCTCCAGTTATCTGTACTCTAATTGCTTGTCCCCCTCCACCTCCTGCAGGTTGTGTTAACATTGGAACAACTTTCCCTAATGGCCCAAACTGTCCAAGGTGTCGAGTTTGTAATGATCCACCAACTACCACCCCACCACTAGTCATCTGTACTCGAATTGGTTGTCCCCCTCCACCATCTGAAAGATGTGTTAACATTGGAACAACCTTCCCGAATGGCCCTGACTGTCCTGGATGTACTGTTTGTAGTGATGTGACTCCTCCAGTCATCTGTACTCTAATTGCTTGTCCCCCTCCACCTCCTGCGGGTTGTGTTAACATTGGAACAACCTTCCCTAATGGCCCAAACTGTCCAAGGTGTCGAGTTTGTAATGATCCACCAACTACCACCCCACCACTAGTCATCTGTACTCGAATCGGTTGTCCCCCTCCACCATACGAAGGATGTGTTAACATTGGAACAACCTTCCCGAATGGCCCTGACTGTCCTGGATGTACCGTTTGTAATGATGTGACTCCTCAAGTTATCTGTACACAAATCGCTTGCCCTCCTCGGCCACCTCCAGAATGTATCAATATTGGTACAACTTTTCCTAATGGTCCTAACTGTCCAGCATGCAGAGTTTGTAATGACCCAACAACAACCCAACCTCCTTCGCAACAG AGATGCACAAGAAGAAGATGTGACAAGCCTCCACCACCTCAAGGTTGTGTAAATATTAGAAACTCATACCCTAATGGGCCGAACTGTGAACCACCCTGTCCATACTGTGTAGATTCTCCGCCAACATTG GCTTCAGTATTGGGTGTTCTTGTCATCAACTCTTGCATGTCAACAA ATTCTTACTTCAGCACTGAGCTCGGTAACTGTCAAAAGTTTTCTAACTCTGCATCCCCTCCTGCTACCAATGCTGTCGCTTTAAGCCAGCCACAGCTGTGCAGCTCTGGAACACTCTTCGACCTACGGATATGCGGGTGCAACCATGCTAGGAATGTAGATACAACTACCTGTAGGTCATGA